In the genome of Vicinamibacteria bacterium, the window AAGAAGGGTTTCCAGGTCCCGATGCCGGGTGTAGAAGCTCTGGAAGATACGGAGTGTTTCCTCGACGGTGAGCTTCTCTGACAGCCGCGTGTCCTGGAGCGACACGCCGAGACGCTGGCGGATCGTCTCGTCGTCGCGCCCCCACCTTCCTCCGAGCACCTCGATGTCGCCCTCTGAGGGCGCGAGGAGTCCCTCGAGCATCTCGATGGTCGTCGTCTTGCCGGCTCCGTTCGGGCCGAGCAGGCCGAAACACTCACCCCGCGGGATGACGAGGTCGATGCCGCGCACCGCTTCGACTCCACCCGGGTAGGTCTTCTTGAGCCCGTGGCATCGGATCGCTGACTCCATCGTCATCGTCAGTATTCGCGCCCCGGGCTCACACGGTTCAGGAGTCTACGTCCCGCCAGGTATCGTCTCACGTTCTCGAGAACGAGGTCCATTGTGCGGGGGATGTAATTGTCCCGGTCGTCGGTGGCGACGTGCGGAGTGATGGCGAGGTTCGGCGTCGACCAGAGGGCGGAGTGCGGTGGAAGAGGCTCGGTCTCGAACACATCGAGGACGGCGCCCGAGAGCTCACCCCGCTCGAGCTTCAGGCGGAGAGCCTCATAGTCCACGACCTCGGCG includes:
- a CDS encoding ATP-binding cassette domain-containing protein; the protein is MTMESAIRCHGLKKTYPGGVEAVRGIDLVIPRGECFGLLGPNGAGKTTTIEMLEGLLAPSEGDIEVLGGRWGRDDETIRQRLGVSLQDTRLSEKLTVEETLRIFQSFYTRHRDLETLL